The Drosophila bipectinata strain 14024-0381.07 chromosome 2L, DbipHiC1v2, whole genome shotgun sequence genome has a segment encoding these proteins:
- the wor gene encoding protein escargot yields MDKLKYSRCPLKKRPIMLKEESYQEDNLSHDEGPVDLSVASAAVPFEPHWSVRPEQESHWSVKENPEAQHVPAALRKRFDAAMNQTKEQLARRIWEETREIARAFPDVFTREEIAKSLARLGYGEFELPPEEEVMEPEAEQEPEPEHDQENYPLRNYNNNLLKSIAEYEDCMKMPSIKEEVPPVPQNIYYTPPPSVAEPEDLSVTQRRVLSENMNIQNVARALLSMQNMQPQMPPSAQDMEHEDQENQDLNQLKIKSSNDLYYQCQQCNKCYATYAGLVKHQQSHAYESTEYKIIRSQPGGSAPIVDQTEFCTDQASALIQAANVASAQSMQKPVGVPRYHCQDCGKSYSTYSGLSKHQQFHCPAAEGNQVKKVFSCKNCDKTYVSLGALKMHIRTHTLPCKCPICGKAFSRPWLLQGHIRTHTGEKPFSCQHCNRAFADRSNLRAHMQTHSDVKKYSCPTCTKSFSRMSLLAKHLQSGCQNEANGNPATNGFDQQQLQQHLQGYEDAAGGNGHQMYYTGSVGSSNGEEEDTGDYPHHNPQAIYKLES; encoded by the exons ATGGATAAACTCAAGTACAGCCGTTGTCCGCTCAAAAAGCGTCCGATAATGTTGAAGGAGGAGTCCTATCAGGAGGATAATCTCAGTCATG ATGAAGGTCCTGTGGACTTAAGTGTGGCTTCGGCAGCGGTTCCCTTCGAGCCGCATTGGTCTGTGAGGCCGGAGCAGGAGTCGCATTGGTCCGTAAAGGAGAATCCGGAGGCGCAACACGTTCCCGCCGCCTTGCGGAAGCGATTCGATGCTGCCATGAACCAAACCAAAGAGCAACTCGCCCGTCGCATATGGGAGGAGACCCGGGAAATAGCTCGAGCTTTTCCGGATGTTTTCACACGCGAGGAAATCGCCAAGAGCTTGGCGCGCTTGGGTTATGGAGAGTTCGAGCTACCGCCCGAGGAAGAGGTGATGGAGCCGGAAGCCGAGCAAGAGCCAGAGCCGGAACACGATCAGGAGAACTATCCGTTGCggaactacaacaacaacctcCTGAAAAGCATTGCGGAGTACGAGGACTGCATGAAAATGCCTTCGATCAAAGAGGAAGTGCCTCCAGTGCCACAAAATATATACTACACCCCACCCCCTTCTGTCGCCGAGCCCGAAGATCTCTCCGTGACCCAAAGGCGAGTCCTGAGCGAGAACATGAACATACAGAATGTGGCCAGGGCTCTACTGAGTATGCAAAACATGCAACCCCAAATGCCCCCCAGTGCCCAGGACATGGAGCACGAGGATCAGGAGAACCAGGACCTCAACCAGTTGAAAATCAAGAGCAGCAACGACTTGTACTACCAGTGCCAGCAGTGCAACAAATGCTATGCCACATATGCCGGCCTGGTGAAGCATCAGCAGAGCCATGCCTACGAGAGCACGGAGTACAAGATCATCAGGAGTCAGCCCGGAGGATCGGCCCCCATTGTGGATCAAACGGAGTTCTGCACAGACCAGGCTTCAGCCTTGATCCAGGCTGCCAATGTGGCCTCTGCCCAGAGCATGCAGAAGCCGGTGGGTGTGCCGCGGTACCACTGCCAGGACTGTGGGAAGAGCTATTCCACCTACTCAGGACTCTCCAAGCATCAGCAGTTCCACTGTCCGGCCGCCGAGGGTAACCAGGTGAAGAAGGTGTTCAGTTGCAAGAACTGCGACAAGACCTATGTGTCCTTGGGCGCCCTCAAGATGCACATTCGCACCCACACCCTGCCCTGCAAGTGCCCCATCTGCGGCAAGGCCTTCTCCCGGCCGTGGCTTCTGCAAGGACACATTCGCACCCACACGGGCGAGAAACCCTTCAGCTGCCAGCATTGCAATCGTGCCTTTGCCGATCGCTCCAATCTGCGGGCTCACATGCAAACCCACTCGGATGTCAAGAAGTATTCCTGCCCCACCTGCACCAAGTCCTTTTCGCGCATGTCCTTGCTGGCCAAGCACTTGCAGAGCGGCTGCCAGAACGAGGCGAATGGCAATCCTGCCACCAACGGCTTCGAccagcagcagttgcagcaGCATCTGCAGGGATACGAGGACGCCGCTGGTGGCAACGGCCACCAAATGTACTACACCGGCAGTGTGGGGAGCAGCAAcggggaggaggaggacacagGGGACTACCCCCACCACAACCCCCAGGCCATTTACAAACTAGAGTCATAG